The Candidatus Brocadiaceae bacterium genome includes the window TAATGCAGACGAAAGCAGCCAGAGATAAAAATGGTCCATAGGGAATTACATGGCCTTTTTTGAATAACAATTGGGGAATGGCCATGAAGAGACCAAAAAATGGCGCAACAAAAAAAATAGATAGTGCCAATTTCCAGCCAAGGATTCCTCCAATCATACCCATGAGCTTTACATCTCCGAGGCCCATGGCATCTTTTTTGAAAACCCATTTCCCGAAAATGCTACAGAGAAATATCAGCCCACCTCCTGCCAGTGCTCCCAGCAAAGATGCAGCCAAGGCATCGAACCGGTCGGTTCCGAAAACTGAAAAAGTCCTCAGTGTTCCCCGTGCGTTATGCAAATGCGGACAGATCACACTATAGATAACAGCAAACGGGATACCGACAAAAGTAATTTCATTGGGAATGATAAGCAGCTTAAGGTCTATAACAGAAGCAACAATTAAAGCGCTGCAAAGCAAAATATAAGCAAAAAGGACGCATGGAGATTCTTGTCTGCATGATAGAAAAACGTAACACAAATGGGCAAACACGTATCCTGTTAATAATTCTATGAGTGGATACTGTACTGGTATCATTTTCTTGCATGACCGGCAATGCCCTCTCAGGAAGAGATAACTGACGAGAGGGATATTGTCATACCATTTAATGGGATTTTTGCAATCGGGACAAAATGAGCGCGGTAAAGTTAAAGCGTTTTTCTTGGGGATTCTATAGATACAGACATTCAGAAAACTGCCCACTATTAATCCCAGGACAAAAAATAGAATCCACAAGTTTGGAACCGCTCCATCCAGGGGGTTAATATGAATGCCAGAACCTCACTTTGAAAATGGTAAAGGTGAAACATCTCATGCAACACAAATATTCCG containing:
- a CDS encoding prepilin peptidase is translated as MGSFLNVCIYRIPKKNALTLPRSFCPDCKNPIKWYDNIPLVSYLFLRGHCRSCKKMIPVQYPLIELLTGYVFAHLCYVFLSCRQESPCVLFAYILLCSALIVASVIDLKLLIIPNEITFVGIPFAVIYSVICPHLHNARGTLRTFSVFGTDRFDALAASLLGALAGGGLIFLCSIFGKWVFKKDAMGLGDVKLMGMIGGILGWKLALSIFFVAPFFGLFMAIPQLLFKKGHVIPYGPFLSLAAFVCIILQDRFIEIANVYLQLFAVLFKGFPI